In the genome of Oncorhynchus mykiss isolate Arlee chromosome 18, USDA_OmykA_1.1, whole genome shotgun sequence, one region contains:
- the LOC110496694 gene encoding protein eva-1 homolog B isoform X1, translating into MREEVSHQLQWLKKSPVVIRPCIGDRLVNGCQQTSREVKMEPIRKDMELLSNSMATYAHIKANPESFALYFMMGVCFGLLLALCLLVTGITCRTRRTNKPPPSPERRQLKESSEEEEDEESVDVEEGEEAEIPKVTVAPMSDRNSQLNGTLRSVNVFASAEELERARRLEDRERIVREIWRNGQPDILTTGTGTIGRIHYH; encoded by the exons GACCTTGTATTGGAGACAGGCTGGTGAATGGTTGTCAACAAACAAGCAGAGAGGTCAAAATGGAACCAATTAGGAAAGACATGGAGCTGCTAAGTAACAGCATGGCTACCTATGCTCACATCAAAG CTAACCCAGAGAGCTTTGCTCTGTACTTCATGATGGGTGTGTGTTTTGGCCTTCTCCTGGCCCTGTGCCTCCTGGTCACCGGCATCACCTGTAGGACCCGCCGTACCAATAAGCCTCCCCCGTCCCCAGAGAGGAGACAACTGAAGGAGTCcagtgaagaagaggaggatgaggagagtgtGGATgtggaagaaggggaggaggcagagaTCCCTAAAGTGACGGTTGCGCCCATGAGCGACCGCAACAGCCAATTGAACGGTACTTTGAGGAGCGTGAATGTGTTTGCGTCGGCGGAGGAGCTGGAGAGGGCGAGACGACTGGAGGACAGGGAACGCATCGTCAGGGAGATCTGGAGGAACGGACAGCCAGATATACTGACCACTGGAACAGGGACCATCGGACGGATACACTACCACTAA
- the LOC110496694 gene encoding protein eva-1 homolog B isoform X2, producing the protein MEPIRKDMELLSNSMATYAHIKANPESFALYFMMGVCFGLLLALCLLVTGITCRTRRTNKPPPSPERRQLKESSEEEEDEESVDVEEGEEAEIPKVTVAPMSDRNSQLNGTLRSVNVFASAEELERARRLEDRERIVREIWRNGQPDILTTGTGTIGRIHYH; encoded by the exons ATGGAACCAATTAGGAAAGACATGGAGCTGCTAAGTAACAGCATGGCTACCTATGCTCACATCAAAG CTAACCCAGAGAGCTTTGCTCTGTACTTCATGATGGGTGTGTGTTTTGGCCTTCTCCTGGCCCTGTGCCTCCTGGTCACCGGCATCACCTGTAGGACCCGCCGTACCAATAAGCCTCCCCCGTCCCCAGAGAGGAGACAACTGAAGGAGTCcagtgaagaagaggaggatgaggagagtgtGGATgtggaagaaggggaggaggcagagaTCCCTAAAGTGACGGTTGCGCCCATGAGCGACCGCAACAGCCAATTGAACGGTACTTTGAGGAGCGTGAATGTGTTTGCGTCGGCGGAGGAGCTGGAGAGGGCGAGACGACTGGAGGACAGGGAACGCATCGTCAGGGAGATCTGGAGGAACGGACAGCCAGATATACTGACCACTGGAACAGGGACCATCGGACGGATACACTACCACTAA